Proteins encoded together in one Chaetodon auriga isolate fChaAug3 chromosome 20, fChaAug3.hap1, whole genome shotgun sequence window:
- the LOC143339454 gene encoding G-protein coupled receptor 26-like gives MDTAEVILSVLVVVIIIVSLLSNVLVLICFLYNPEIRKQVPGLFNLNLTFCNLLLTVSNMPLTLVGLVSKAQPGGDGFCQIVGFLETFLSTNSMLSMAALSIDRWIAVVFPLRYHSKMRHKDAAFVLGYTWAHSMSFSTVATSLSWVGYHRLYASCTLSNPRASSRTQFVIFTVFFHSFTFLLSFIVLCVTYLKVLKVARFHCKRIDVITMQTLVLLVDIHPSVRQRCLEEQKRRRQRATRKISTFIGTFMLCFAPYVITRIVELFPAVPINPHWGIVSKCLTYSKAACDPFVYSLLRHQYKKTCTDIINRLLKRSSLNASGPRQENHGNSIPTAE, from the exons ATGGACACTGCGGAGGTAATTCTCTCTGTGCTGGTGGTTGTGATTATCATAGTGTCGTTGCTGTCCAACGTCCTGGTGCTGATCTGCTTTCTGTACAACCCGGAGATCCGCAAGCAGGTCCCAGGTCTGTTCAACCTCAACCTCACCTTCTGCAACTTGTTGCTGACCGTGTCCAACATGCCGCTCACTTTGGTGGGACTTGTCAGTAAGGCTCAGCCGGGAGGAGACGGCTTCTGCCAGATCGTGGGCTTCCTGGAGACCTTCCTGTCCACCAACTCGATGCTGAGCATGGCAGCTCTGAGCATCGACAGGTGGATCGCGGTGGTGTTCCCCCTGAGGTACCACTCCAAAATGCGCCATAAAGACGCGGCTTTTGTGCTCGGGTACACGTGGGCGCACTCCATGTCCTTCTCCACGGTGGCCACCAGCCTCTCCTGGGTGGGATACCACCGGCTTTACGCGTCCTGCACCCTGTCCAACCCGAGGGCGAGCAGCCGGACCCAGTTTGTTATCTTCACCGTCTTTTTCCACTCCTTCACCTTTCTCCTGTCTTTTATAGTGCTGTGTGTCACATACCTCAAAGTGCTTAAAGTGGCAAGGTTTCACTGTAAGAGGATCGACGTTATTACAATGCAAACTTTGGTACTTCTGGTGGATATACACCCCAG tgTTCGCCAGCGTTgcctggaggagcagaagaggcgACGACAGAGAGCAACCAGGAAGATCAGCACCTTCATCGGCACCTTCATGCTCTGCTTTGCTCCCTATGTGATCACAAG GATCGTGGAGTTATTTCCAGCGGTGCCTATCAACCCCCACTGGGGAATTGTCTCCAAGTGCTTAACTTACAGCAAGGCAGCCTGCGACCCCTTCGTGTACTCCCTGCTCCGACACCAGTACAAGAAGACGTgcactgacatcatcaacagGCTGCTGAAGCGTAGCTCCTTGAACGCGTCCGGGCCCAGGCAAGAGAACCACGGCAACAGCATACCCACGGCGGAGTGA